The genomic region ATTAACAGCATACCTTATGAAAAAATATAATATTCCTATAAAAAATGTTGTGAGACACTATGATGCAAGTAGAAAAGTTTGTCCAAATATAATGAGTAAAAATAACTGGGCTCTATGGAATGAATTTAAATCTGATTTAAATATTTATTATAATAATCTGAATCCAAATTCTAATACTATAATTATTTCAGATAATATAAATAATTTTATTGATAATATCTATATAGTATTTTTTTATAGATATCCCGATGATGAAGGTAAAAATTTTTGGTACAATAAAATAAAATCTAAAAATTCAACAATAGAAAACTTTGTAAATTCTCTAATGGATAGTCAAGAATTCATAGAAATTAAATCTATGTATATATAAAAATTTATAGCGAAAGCTAATTTAGCTCTCGCTATAAACTCTTTTTAGCTATTAATCTATATTCTCTAGGATAAAATTCTGGTGTTTTAAATACCTTGTTTATTACTATTAAATTACTATTAAACTCCGGTATATTAATTATATTCTCAAATTCACCTCCCAATATTCTAATGGCATTTATTGCTTCATTCAACTCTACCATTGACTTTAACCCTTTGAATGCTATGTATTTACCATTTACTTTGACAAGTGGAAATGACAACTCTAATAATTCATTTAATCTTGCCATTGCTCTTGACACAACATAATCATATTTTTCTCTATAAATTTTATTATGTGCTAATTCCTCAACCCTTATGTTTATTACTCTAATATTGTCTAAATTTAATGTAGTTATTACATTATTTAAAAATTTAGTTTTCTTAGATATCGATTCAATTAAATCCACATTAATATCACCGCGTATTATTTTTATGGGTATCCCCGGAAATCCTGCTCCACTTCCAACATCACACAACTTAGAATTATATTTAATTTTATAATTAAATATTGATAAAGAATCTAGAAAATGTCTTGATACAATTTCATCCCTATTTCTTATAGCTGTTAAATTAATATTTTTATTGTATTCTATTAACATTTCCATATATATATTAAATTTTTCATACATCTGATTTGAAAAATTTATATCTAACTTAGAACAAAATGTTTTCATTATATCAAAGTATTTCATATATTATTCCTCTTAAATAATTCAATATATAATATAAGAACAGATATATCAGCTGGAGATACCCCAGATATCCTCATAGCCTGACCTATACTAGTTGGTCTTATAGAATTTAATTTCTGAATTGCTTCTTGTCTTAATCCTTTTATATCACTATAATTTATATTTAATGGAATTAATTTATTCTCCATTTTTTTGAAGTTTTTAACCTCATCCTCTTGTTTTTTTATATAACCGTCATATTTTATTACCACATTAATTTGATCAATTATATCTTTATCTATTATAGTAGGTCTATCTTTATCCAATAAGTATAAAATATTATAGTCTAATTCTGTTCTTTTAATTAATTCATATAATGTAGTTGGTTTTTTTAATGGTTTTGAATTTATAGATTCTAATATTCTATTAGTTTCAGAAGAATTATTTATTATCACATTATTTATCCTATTTAACTCATCGTTTAAAATTTTTACTTTTAATTTGAATATATTATACCTATAATTATCTACTAAACCAATTTCATATCCTTTATCTGTTAATCTTAAATCAGCATTATCTTGTCTTAATAATAGTCTATACTCAGCTCTCGATGTCATCATTCTATAAGGTTCATTTGTTCCTTTATTTATAAGATCATCAATTAAAACCCCAATATATCCATCACTTCTATCTAATATAAATGGCGATCTATTTTTCACATATAATGCTGCATTAATTCCAGCTACTATACCTTGTGCTGCTGCTTCTTCGTATCCGGATGTTCCATTTATCTGTCCTGCTGAAA from Candidatus Arthromitus sp. SFB-mouse-Japan harbors:
- the rsmG gene encoding 16S rRNA (guanine(527)-N(7))-methyltransferase RsmG, translated to MKYFDIMKTFCSKLDINFSNQMYEKFNIYMEMLIEYNKNINLTAIRNRDEIVSRHFLDSLSIFNYKIKYNSKLCDVGSGAGFPGIPIKIIRGDINVDLIESISKKTKFLNNVITTLNLDNIRVINIRVEELAHNKIYREKYDYVVSRAMARLNELLELSFPLVKVNGKYIAFKGLKSMVELNEAINAIRILGGEFENIINIPEFNSNLIVINKVFKTPEFYPREYRLIAKKSL
- a CDS encoding N-acetylmuramoyl-L-alanine amidase, coding for MKINENLVRYNFSSRQETKIEYIVIHDTGNTSKGADANAHFSFFNSADRQASAHYFVDDTQILRIIKDSDKAWHCGDGKGKYGITNENSIGIEMCINIDGDFSITLDKTIELTAYLMKKYNIPIKNVVRHYDASRKVCPNIMSKNNWALWNEFKSDLNIYYNNLNPNSNTIIISDNINNFIDNIYIVFFYRYPDDEGKNFWYNKIKSKNSTIENFVNSLMDSQEFIEIKSMYI